GATAAATATCAGCACCAACCTATTTTCTTCGACATTTCCACTTCATGGCTGATGCCACATTTGGAAGATTTAAAGGAGTGACAGTCTGTGGACAGCCATACTTCCGAATTATGGCAGCAAATTTTATCGATTATTCAAACCAAATTAAGCAAGCCGAGCTTTGATACCTGGTTTAAGGCTACCAAAGCCGTAACCTTCAACTCCCAGGTTCTCATTATTTCGGCACCTACAACGTTCGCAGTAGAATGGCTGGAAAGTCGCTACACCAAACTAGTAGGAGCTACGGTTTACGAAGTTACAGGGAAACAAGTGGATGTAAAATTCGTCATTGAAGAAAGCAAGCCGCCTGAGCTTGTGGTTCAACAATCGGCCCCCACTCCCGTAGTATCACGAGAAGAAGCACAAACGCATCTACTCAATCCCAAGTACACCTTTGACACTTTTGTAATTGGCTCTGGCAACCGTTTTGCGCATGCAGCCTCACTGGCAGTAGCCGAGGCACCCGCCAAAGCATACAATCCCTTGTTTTTATACGGTGGTGTAGGACTGGGCAAAACCCATTTAATGCACGCCATTGGGCACTATGTTCTGGAACATAACCCAAATAACAAGGTTATTTACATCTCTTCAGAGAAATTCACGAATGAATTTATCAATTCAATCCGTGATAACCGCGGTGAAAGCTTCCGCAATAAGTATCGTAACGTTGACATTTTGCTTATTGACGATATTCAATTCCTCGCTGGAAAAGAGTCCACGCAGGAGGAGTTTTTCCATACGTTCAATGCGCTCCACGAAGAACGCAAGCAAATTATCATCTCCAGCGACCGACCGCCAAAGGAAATTCCCACACTGGAAGAACGCCTACGTTCCCGGTTTGAATGGGGCTTGATTACGGATATTCAACCACCTGATCTAGAGACCCGAATTGCGATTTTGCGCAAAAAGGCGAAAGCAGAGAACCTTGATATCCCTAATGAGGCCATGATGTATATTGCTAACCAGATTGACACCAATATTCGTGAACTCGAGGGTGCATTAATCCGGGTTGTTGCTTACTCATCGCTAACCAACCAGGATGTAACCACTCATTTGGCAGCTGAAGCACTCAAGGATATTATTCCTTCCAGCCGGCCTAAGATGATTACCATCGCTGATATTCAGCAAAAAGTCGGTGAATACTACAATTTACGCCTTGAAGACTTCAAAGCACGAAAACGTACGAAAGCCGTAGCATTTCCACGTCAAATCGCAATGTATCTCTCCCGTGAACTAACGGATTATTCGCTTCCTAAAATTGGCGAGGCATTCGGTGGACGTGACCATACGACCGTAATTCATGCGCATGATAAAATTACACAGTCATTAAAGGTCGATCAGGAGTTGTACAAAGTGGTAAATAATCTTGCGGAGAAAATTAAAAATCCTTCCTAAGAGGAACAAAGAGCCTATACACAATCTATACACATGTGGGTAGGCTTAATTTTATGCTATTTGATAGGGTTATCCACATATTAGACGCCCCTACTACTAATACTATTAAATAACTATAATAATTCATCATGTAAAGACGCGTAATAAAGAACAGCAAATACAACGAAATCCCCAATTTTTCAGCTAGGAGTGAAATCATGAAAATAAGCATTCTTAAAAACGAGCTCAACGAATCCATTCAACACGTATCCAAAGCTATCTCCAGTAGAACGACGATCCCAATTCTGACCGGTATTAAGCTGGAAGTTAGCCATCAAGGCGTCACACTAACTGCAAGCGACACCGATATTTCCATCCAATCGTTTATTCCAGCAGAGAATGACAGCCATACGATCGTGAAGATAGACCAGCCAGGAAGTGTAGTTCTTCCCGCTAAGTTTTTCGTCGAGATTATTAAGAAGCTGCCCTCCAAAGAGATTCACATGGAAGTTAAAGAAGGATTCCAAACATATATTTCTTCTGGATCCACGGAGATTCAGATCGTAGGTTTAGACCCTGAAGAATTCCCGGTGTTACCGAGTATTGAGGAGAACGATACCATCTCCCTGCCAGGTGATTTGCTGAAAAATATGATTAAACAAACCGCTTTTTCTATTTCTACCCAAGAGACAACTCCGATTTTAACAGGTATACTGTGGAATCTGGCTGATAATGAGTTTAAGTTCACAGCGACAGACCGTCACCGCTTAGCTACAAGAGCAGCAAGACTAGAAGGTACGGAGAATGTCCAATTTGCAAATATCGTAATCGCCGGTAAAACCCTTAATGAGCTAAGTAAAATTATCCCTGATCAAAATATGCTCGTTGATATTGTGGTTGCAGACAATCAAGTTCTCTTTAAAATCGACAAAGTACTGTTCTATTCACGGATCCTTGATGGAATTTATCCGGATACTTCTAGAATTATTCCAACAACCTACAAAACAGAACTAACTTTGGACACAAAAAAATTAAGCGAATCGATTGATCGCGCTTATTTGCTGTCCCGTGAAGAAAAAACCAATATTGTGCGCATGCAGACGCTTGAACAAGGCGGCATTGAAATTTCTTCTAGCTCTTCTGAGCTTGGTAAAGTTCGTGAGGAACTTGAAGTCATTGATTTCAAAGGTGAACCTCTCAAAATATCTTTCAACTCCAAATATATGCTCGATGTCTTAAAAGTTATTGAGAGTGAGCAGCTTGTCATAGCATTTACAGGAATGATGAGTCCGATCATTTTGAAGCCACTTGACCAAACGAATAGCTTGTATATCATTTTGCCTTACCGTACAACAAATTAATGCCAACATTCATGAACATGTGGATAAGTGGCTGAAAGGATAAAAACCATGAAAAAAATACTTATCCACAGTGGATATATTAAGCTGGATCAATTCCTGAAACTTTCTGATTGTGTATCCACAGGTGGAATGGCTAAAGCTTTACTGCAAGAAGGACATGTACTGGTTAACGGAGAAGTAGAGGAACGACGTGGAAGAAAGCTGTATCCGGGTGACCAAATTGAAGTGCAGGATAACGGCACCTTTCAGGTTGAAGGTGGAGGAGTTAAAGAGGAGTAGGCTAGGGGAGGAACCATTTCGTGTTTGTTAAAAATATCGGTCTGCAGCATTATCGAAATTACGGGCTGCTGCGTCTGGAGAGCCTGGGCGATGTCAATCTGATTCTGGGTCAGAACGCTCAAGGCAAAACAAACCTCATGGAGGCATTGTTCGTCCTGGCGATGACCAAAAGCCACCGCACCTCGAAAGATCGCGAACTTATTTCATTCGATGCCCCTGGAGACGCTGCTCAGATCATTGCCGAGGTAGAACGTAAGTACGGCGATCTCAAGCTAGAGCTCACCCTTTCTGCCAAAGGTAAAAAAGCTAAGATTAACGGTTTAGAACAACGGCGCCTTAGTGAGTTTGTAGGATCACTTAATGTGGTCATGTTTGCACCGGAAGATTTAGAGATTGTAAAAGGCACACCTGGCATCAGACGGCGTTTTCTTGATATGGAGATTGGCCAAGTCCAGCCCAGTTATCTATTTCACCTCCAGCAGTATCAAAAGATTCTCTTACAAAGGGGCAATTTGCTGAAGCAGTTGTGGGGGAAAGAGGCAGCGGGAAAAGATCTTTTGGAAATCTGGGATGCTCAACTTGTGGAGCACGGTGTTAAAATCGTAAAAAAAAGGAAACAATTCATAAAGAAGCTGCAAATATGGGCTGAAAGCATACACCGGGGGATTACGAACGGCGGAGAAGAACTGAAATTGCTCTATGTCCCCTCTTTCGGCGATCGTGATGAGGAAGATGAAGCTGTCTTATTAGACAATTTTATGTTAAAGTTATCACAAACGAGAGAACAAGAAATCAGGCGCGGCATGACGCTGACGGGTCCCCATCGGGATGACCTGTCCTTTTTTATCAACGGAAGGGAAGCTCAGGTCTACGGTTCTCAGGGACAGCAGCGTACCACGGCTTTATCGCTCAAGCTGGCGGAAATCGAGCTGATCCATGAAGAAATCGGAGAATATCCTGTGCTGCTTCTTGATGATGTTTTATCCGAGCTTGATCCTTACCGACAGACCCAGCTTATTGAAACCTTTCAAAGCAAGGTACAGACATTCATTACCGCTACCGGAATTGAGGGTCTGAATGCCGATAAATTAAAAGGCGCCAGCCTATATCATGTTCATGATGGAAAAGTGGAGTTATAAAGAGCGGAGGAAGATCATGTATATTCATTTGGGCGGGGAGAAGATTATTCGCTCTTCGGAGTTAATTGCAATATTTGATATTTCGATTGAGAAATCTTCCAAGGTGTCTAAGCAATTCGTCATTCACTCTGAGCAGGACAAGAAGCTTGAGCGGATTGGTGAAGAGGAAGCAAAATCTATTGTCGTAACTAAAAATATCGTGTATTACTCCCCCATTTCCTCCTCCACTCTCAAAAAAAGAGCCAAAATTTTGCTCGAGATATAACTTGCGTTTAGTAACAAAGAGATAATCTGAAAGAAGTAGGTGAAGGCATGTCAATGAATCAACCGACATATGATGAGAGCCAGATTCAGGTACTAGAAGGGCTAGAAGCTGTCCGGAAACGTCCGGGCATGTATATTGGTTCCACTAGTTCTAAAGGTCTCCATCACTTGGTGTGGGAGGTCGTAGATAATAGTATCGATGAAGCCCTAGCAGGTTATTGTGACCGGATTCAAGTGATTATTCATGAGGATAACGGGATTACTGTTATCGATAATGGACGTGGCATACCTGTAGGTGAAAATGAAAAACTTAAAAAGTCGACGCTTGAAGTTGTAATGACAGTACTGCATGCAGGCGGTAAATTCGGCGGCGGCGGATATAAAGTATCAGGCGGCTTACACGGTGTGGGTATCTCCGTAGTAAATGCCTTGTCTGAGAAGGTTGTTGTTAATGTTAAGCGTGATGGGCATGTTTATCAGCAGGAATACAGACGTGGTGCACCACAGTATGAGATCAAGGTTGTTGGAGATACGGACGAGACAGGTACGACTACAACTTTTCATCCAGACCCTGAAATCTTTACTGAAACCACGGTCTTTGAATATGCGACATTGCTTACACGTATTCGTGAGCTAGCTTTTCTTAACAAAGGAATCGAGCTTTCACTGCATGATGAGCGGACCGATGTTACCAACGTGTTCAAATACGAGGGTGGTATCGTTGAATATGTGAAATATTTGAATGAGAAAAAAGAAGCGCTGCACGAGGAACCAATCTACGTGGAAGGCTCACGAGATATGATCCAGGTTGAAGTAGCTCTCCAATACAATGATTCGTATACAGAGAACATCTACTCTTTTGCGAATAATATTAATACTCATGAAGGCGGAACGCATGAATCCGGCTTCAAAAGTGCGCTAACACGTATCATCAACGATTATGCCCGTAAAGCGGGTGTGCTGAAGGATGGTAATTCAAATCTGACTGGTGACGACGTGCGTGAAGGATTGACAGCGATTATTTCTGTCAAAATTCCAGAGCCTCAGTTCGAAGGTCAAACGAAGACTAAGCTCGGAAATAGTGAAGTACGCGGAATTGTAGAATCACTGTTCGGAGAGAAATTGCAGGAATTCCTAGAAGAGAATCCAGCAGTATCTCGCCGTGTCCTTGAAAAGTCGCTTTCAGCTTCACGTGCACGAGAAGCTGCTCGTAAGGCTCGTGAGTTAACACGCCGTAAGAGTGCGCTTGAAGTTAGTGCACTACCTGGTAAACTTGCAGACTGTTCATCCAAGGATGCGTCTATCAGCGAATTGTATATCGTCGAAGGTGACTCTGCGGGGGGATCGGCCAAGCAAGGCCGGGATCGTCATTTCCAAGCGATTCTACCACTGCGTGGTAAGATCCTAAACGTAGAAAAAGCTCGCTTAGACCGTATTCTATCCAACGCGGAAATTCGGGCGATCATTACGGCTCTGGGTACAGGGATCAGTGATGATTTTGATCTATCAAAGGCTCGTTACCATAAAGTCGTTATTATGACGGATGCCGACGTCGATGGAGCTCATATTAGAACTCTGTTGTTGACATTCTTCTACCGTTACATGCGGAAGCTAGTAGATGCAGGTTATATCTATATCGCACAACCGCCATTGTTCAAGATAGAGCGCAACAAAGTGATCCGTTATGCAGGAAGCGAGAAGGAACGCGATGAGATTATCGCTTCTTTTGGAGAAAATGTTAAGGTCAATGTCCAGCGCTACAAAGGTTTGGGTGAAATGAATGCTACCCAGCTGTGGGACACGACGATGGATCCTGAAGCGCGTATGATGTTGCAAGTAACGATTGAAGATGCGATGCTCGCTGATAGTATTTTTGATACGCTGATGGGCGATAATGTTGAACCAAGACGTGACTTTATCCATGAGCATGCGAAAGACGTCAGATATCTTGATGTGTAAGAATAAAATATAAGGATAATGTATAACGTGAAACTTATACCTACTTATATTTTTAACAAAACCTCCGGCTTCTGTTCCTAATGGAATTAGAATGCTGGAGGTTTTTTTATTTCAGAGCTGTTTTTTAGGCCTTGGTGATTTGTTTGTTGCGGGTAGTGTATGGAGATTTTCTAGCTTTTACACGCCCGTATGCTACAGCATAGCGGTGTATTCTACGATAGATAGATTTATCAGGAAATAACTTAAATATGACTATGGATGGAAGGGTGTTGACCTCAAGCAGCCACATATCCATATGCTGATCCATGGCAATATCCAGACCGATTTCTTTAATCCCTGGATAAGTAGTTTCCAATTGGCCTGCAATTTGTACGCCTAAAGATTTTAATTGATTAACGGTGGAGAGTGTTTCAGAAGAGTTCATATGACTTTTTAATAATGTATTTACTGACACAATACTGCCTCCGTTATGATAATTGGTGACGATTTTCTGAGGGGCAGCTACTCTTCCGAGCATTCCTGTCGTTTCCCATGCGCCTGACGGACTCTTTTGGGCAAGAACTCGAAGGTCGAAGGGACGGTCTTGATAACGTAGAAGGTCAATTCCCTTTTGGATCAGGTAGGTACGGTTCTGAATTCGTTTCTGTAAGGCTTCATGCAGCTCTTCGGGGGAGAAGAAAACTTCTGCCGTTTTTGCATATCTTAAAATATATAGGAGCTGTGTTTCTTGTTGTTCTATCTCCTCGTTATCGGTGGTGGCATTTTTTTCAGACTTCCGCTGGCTAGGGCTCAAAATCACCGTACGCTGCTCGGCTCTCATTACACCAATGCCAAAGCTTCCGCGGTCAGGTTTAATATAGACCATTGTATATAACACAAGCATTTCTTTAAGAACACTTAAATCGTATTTACGAGTATCCGGTACATATAGAGATAGAGATTGATTTTGAAGAATGACTTTTGTTTTTGCCCATTTACTTGGGACACGTTGAATCTTCATTATCTTCCTCCTTAACAATTTTTTGCAGCATTTGGTCTTTTGAATTCCTTTGTACAAAACTTGCTTTGAAAGCATAATCTTTGACGGCTGAAAATCAGGACAAGCTACCTAAACAATGGTATAATATAAGGATATGGGGTTATGCCTTATCGAACGATACTAGGATAATAAAACCGTGTTTCTTGTCTTTACAGTCTATGTACTAAAGACATTTGCGGAAAGGGCGAATACCCTAACCAACGCAAAAGAAATCAATATTAGAAGATAAAAGGCTATCATGTTTAATTGTGCTACTTTTGTGAAAGTAATATAATTAAGGGTAGCGGTTTTTTAACTGAAGGAGGTCCAGCAATTCATGGCTGAACAAAATAACCCACAAGTCAAAGATCGGGACATTGGCGTGGAAATGCGTGAATCCTTTATGGATTACGCAATGAGCATCATTGTTAGTCGGGCTTTGCCAGATGTGCGGGACGGACTCAAGCCGGTTCACCGACGCATTTTGTTTGCGATGTCGGAACTTGGAATGTCTGCGGATAAGCCTCATAAGAAATCGGCAAGAATCGTCGGTGAGGTTATCGGTAAGTACCACCCTCACGGTGACTCAGCCGTCTATGAAACAATGGTACGGATGGCTCAGGATTTCTCTATGCGCTATATGCTTGTGGACGGTCACGGGAACTTTGGTTCGATTGATGGTGATATGGCTGCAGCGATGCGTTATACAGAAGCCCGTCTTTCCAAGATTGCAGGCGAAATGCTTCGAGATTTGAACAAAGAAACAGTTGATTTCGCACCCAACTATGATGGTGAAGAGCATGAGCCAGTTGTATTGCCAGCTCGTTATCCGAACCTGCTCGTGAACGGGGTATCTGGTATTGCTGTAGGTATGGCTACTAATATCCCACCGCATAACCTAGGTGAAGTTATCGATGGTGTGCAGGCGATGATTAAGAATCCCGATATCACACCTATGGAATTGATGGAGTATATCCAAGGCCCTGACTTCCCTACGGCTGGATATATTTTGGGTCGTGAGGGCATTCGTCAGGCTTATCGTACGGGGCGTGGTTCCGTGACCATGCGTGCCAAGGCAACAATTGAAGAGAACAACGGTAAGGCTCGCATCATTGTACATGAGCTGCCATATCAGGTAAACAAGGCAAGACTGGTTGAAAAAATCGCAGAATTAGTACGTGAGAAACGGATCGAGGGTATAACGGATCTTCGAGATGAGTCTGACCGTAACGGTATGCGTGTAGTTGTTGAGATGAGACGTGATGTGAATCCAAATGTTGTGTTGAACAATCTATATAAACATACTTCAATGCAATCCACATTTGGGATCAACATGCTTGCCATCGTCAACAACGAGCCGAAAATCCTTAATCTGCGTGATGTGCTCTATCATTATTTGCAGCACCAGATTGAAGTTATTCGTCGTCGTACAATATTTGATCTTAAAAAAGCTGAAGCACGCGCTCATATTTTAGAAGGTCTGCGTATTGCGCTGGATCATCTGGATGAAGTTATTGCGTTAATCCGCGCTTCGCGGACAACGGATATAGCTCGTGACGGATTGATGAGCACCTTTAGCCTCAGTGTAGAGCAGGCTCAAGCAATCCTCGACATGCGGATGCAGCGTCTGACCGGTCTGGAACGGGAAAAAATCGAGAATGAATATAACGAATTGTTAGCTAAAATTGCAGAGTACCGTGAAATTTTGGCGAATGAGCATCTCGTACTGGAAATCATCAGCAACGAGTTGCAGGATATTCGTGATAGATATTCTGATGATCGCCGAACAGAGATTACGGTTGGTGAAGAAAGTATTCTCGATGAAGACCTTATTCCACGTGAAGAGGTTGTTATCACTATTACGCATACTGGATACATCAAACGTCTGCCTGTCAGCACTTACCGCAGCCAGAAGCGTGGGGGCCGCGGAGTAATGGGGATGGACACCAAGGACCAAGATTTTGTGGAGCATCTCTTCGTGAGTAACTCTCATAACTATCTGATGTTCTTTACCGATAAGGGTAAGGTGTACCGGATTAAGGCTTATGAGATCCCAGAGCTGGGACGTACTGCGCGTGGGACACCAATCATCAACCTGATTCAAATTGAACAAGGTGAGAAGATTAGTGCCGTTATCCAGGTGGAAGAGAGCGATAGTGACAAGTACTTGTTCTTTGCTACCCGCGAAGGTATCGTGAAGAAGACGCCACTTGAGGATTACAATAACATCCGCAAAGGCGGACTTATCGCTATTAATCTTCGGGAAGAGGATTCCCTGATTGAGGTTAAGCTGACAGATGGCCAGCAAAATCTTATTATCGGTACAGCACGCGGAATGTCGATTACGTTCTCAGAGAATGATGTTCGTTCTATGGGTCGTAGCGCAACTGGCGTGAAGGGTATTACACTCGATAGTAATGACCATGTCATTGGTATGGACTGTGTCGATAAGGAGCTTGAGGTTCTGATTGTTACTAGCAAGGGTTATGGTAAACGGACACCAGCCGGCGACTATCGTTCCCAGACTCGTGGCGGTAAAGGAATCAAGACCATTAATCTCACTGAGAAGAATGGACCTGTAGTTGGTCTTAAAGTTGTTAAGAACGACGAAGACTTAATGATCATTACTACAAGCGGTACCTTGATTCGTACCAGCATGGATGGAATTTCTACTATGGGTCGTTATGCGCAAGGGGTTAAGCTAATTAACATCCGCGAGGATGATGCTGTGGCTACCCTGTGCAGAGCCGATAAGAATGAAGAGGACGAAATGTCTGAAGATATAGAAGGCCTCGAGGACCAAGTAACAGTTGATGAATCTGGCGATATAGATCAGCCGGAAACAATCGCTGAAGATCAAGAGGATAACTTAGAATAGTTTATATTCAATAAAGAGCAAGGGGTTCTGTAATAGAACCCCTTGCTCTTTTTACTATGATTAATTAATAGTTAGTTATTTTATGAAATGTAATGAGTAATTTTTAAAAGAATAGTTTTCATTGCACTAGTCGCTTCCTTTTATCCGTACTATAATTAGCCGATAGAGTATAAATCAGTATATAAAGTACTATTTTCTCAGAAATTATCTGTCATATTAGATTTGGGTAATCCTGAGCTTATTGTTATAGAAATTAAGGGGCTGAGTATATGCCAAATGTATTGGTTGGAGAAGTTAAAGCGGGCTCAAAGATAATCAAAGATGTAATTACACCTTTGGGTGGGATTTTGTTTACCAAGGGAAAAATACTACTCCCCCGTGATCTAGAAATTTTGGAAGCTTTCTTAGTTGGGCAAGTGGAGATCGAGGGTGTTCAAGGAGAGGGCAACTCTGATGCTGCCAAAAAAAACTCGAAGCAAACATCACTTAAAGCCGGAGCCATTATAAATGAATCAATGCTGGTTAAGAACAATTCCCCACTACACGATGAATATGACAAAATGATCGGACTTATTAGGACAAGCTATCGTTCGGTAACGGCAGCCTCTCTTCCTATTTTTGAGTTGCGGAGTCAGTTAGAGGTACTAATTAGTCATTTGAAGGATTATCATGTCTTGAAGTTTTCTCCACGTACGCTAAAAGACGAGGATTACAACTATCACAATGCCGTATTGTCCGCGTTAACATCATATAAGATTGCTCAGTGGTGCGGGTATCCGCAAAAGGATTGGATGCAGATCGCTTTTGCTGGATTGCTGCATGATATCGGAAACGCAAAAGTAGATAGTTCTCTCTTACATAAGCCGGAGTCACTTAATAGTGCCGAAATAGAAGAGGTTCGCAGACATACTACATATGGCTATCAATTATTACGTAATGTCACAGCGATTAATGAAGGGGTAAGACTAACGGCGTTGCAGCATCATGAGAAGGTTGATGGGTCTGGTTATCCACTTAAGCTAGAAGGTAGCCAGATTCACTTTTACGCTAAAGTAGTTGCGGTAGCAGATATATTCCATGCTATGACTTTGGAAAGAGCTTATAGAAAGGCGCAGTCCCCTTATCTAGTATTAGAGCAGATTATGACAGAAAGCTTTGGTAAGCTTGACCCAGTCGTTGTACAGACCTTTATACAGAAGAGCACTGATTTATTTAATGGAACCAGAATACGTTTGAGCGATGGGCGTCACGGGGAGATCATATTCACTGATCGTGCGAATCCTACACGTCCTATGATTAAGGTAGAGGGTACAATTGTTAACTTAATGTTGGAGCGGGATCTATATATTCAAGAGATTATTTCTTAGTGTAGTAAGTATTGAAACACTTCAGAGCTGAGGCTGTGCTGCCTAGTGCATACGAGTATATTTAGTATGATTAGTAGCACAGTCTCTTATTTATAGATTATATTAAAAAAAGTGTTGCAATCAATCTCTATACATGATATATTCTAAGTCCGGCCAAGAAATACACATGCCGAGCTCGAAAAAGAAGTTAAAAAAAGAGCTTGACATTAAACAGCCGGACATGATATAGTATAAGAGTTGCTGCTGAGACATTAAACGGCGCCAACGAGAACTTGATCTTTGAAAACTGAACAACGAGTGAGTAGGAAATCACGAAAGTGAAATCCAAAACTGATGAGTTTCACAGCGTATTTTACGCTTTTGAAATTTCATCGTGAGAATTAATTTTCTCGTCAGATGTTTCAAAATGAGCATATCGCTCTTTTCAATACTAATTGGAGAGTTTGATCCTGGCTCAGGACGAACGCTGGCGGCGTGCCTAATACATGCAAGTCGAGCGGAGTTATTTTGAAAGCTTGCTTTCAAAATAACTTAGCGGCGGACGGGTGAGTAACACGTAGGCAACCTGCCCCTTAGACTGGGATAACTACCGGAAACGGTAGCTAATACCGGATAATTTCTTTTTTCTCCTGAAGGAAGAATGAAAGACGGAGCAATCTGTCACTGAGGGATGGGCCTGCGGCGCATTAGCTAGTTGGTGGGGTAACGGCCCACCAAGGCGACGATGCGTAGCCGACCTGAGAGGGTGAACGGCCACACTGGGACTGAGACACGGCCCAGACTCCTACGGGAGGCAGCAGTAGGGAATCTTCCGCAATGGACGAAAGTCTGACGGAGCAACGCCGCGTGAGTGATGAAGGTTTTCGGATCGTAAAGCTCTGTTGCCAGGGAAGAACGTCCGGTAGAGTAACTGCTATCGGAGTGACGGTACCTGAGAAGAAAGCCCCGGCTAACTACGTGCCAGCAGCCGCGGTAATACGTAGGGGGCAAGCGTTGTCCGGAATTATTGGGCGTAAAGCGCGCGCAGGCGGTCATTTAAGTCTGGTGTTTAAACCTTGGGCTCAACCTGAGGTCGCACTGGAAACTGGGTGACTTGAGTACAGAAGAGGAAAGTGGAATTCCACGTGTAGCGGTGAAATGCGTAGATATGTGGAGGAACACCAGTGGCGAAGGCGACTTTCTGGGCTGTAACTGACGCTGAGGCGCGAAAGCGTGGGGAGCAAACAGGATTAGATACCCTGGTAGTCCACGCCGTAAACGATGAGTGCTAGGTGTTAGGGGTTTCGATACCCTTGGTGCCGAAGTTAACACAGTAAGCACTCCGCCTGGGGAGTACGGTCGCAAGACTGAAACTCAAAGGAATTGACGGGGACCCGCACAAGCAGTGGAGTATGTGGTTTAATTCGAAGCAACGCGAAGAACCTTACCAGGTCTTGACATCCCTCTGAATCTGCTAGAGATAGCAGCGGCCTTCGGGACAGAGGAGACAGGTGGTGCATGGTTGTCGTCAGCTCGTGTCGTGAGATGTTGGGTTAAGTCCCGCAACGAGCGCAACCCTTAACTTTAGTTGCCAGCAAGTAATGTTGGGCACTCTAGAGTGACTGCCGGTGACAAACCG
This Paenibacillus sp. FSL R5-0345 DNA region includes the following protein-coding sequences:
- the dnaA gene encoding chromosomal replication initiator protein DnaA, coding for MDSHTSELWQQILSIIQTKLSKPSFDTWFKATKAVTFNSQVLIISAPTTFAVEWLESRYTKLVGATVYEVTGKQVDVKFVIEESKPPELVVQQSAPTPVVSREEAQTHLLNPKYTFDTFVIGSGNRFAHAASLAVAEAPAKAYNPLFLYGGVGLGKTHLMHAIGHYVLEHNPNNKVIYISSEKFTNEFINSIRDNRGESFRNKYRNVDILLIDDIQFLAGKESTQEEFFHTFNALHEERKQIIISSDRPPKEIPTLEERLRSRFEWGLITDIQPPDLETRIAILRKKAKAENLDIPNEAMMYIANQIDTNIRELEGALIRVVAYSSLTNQDVTTHLAAEALKDIIPSSRPKMITIADIQQKVGEYYNLRLEDFKARKRTKAVAFPRQIAMYLSRELTDYSLPKIGEAFGGRDHTTVIHAHDKITQSLKVDQELYKVVNNLAEKIKNPS
- the remB gene encoding extracellular matrix regulator RemB, whose protein sequence is MYIHLGGEKIIRSSELIAIFDISIEKSSKVSKQFVIHSEQDKKLERIGEEEAKSIVVTKNIVYYSPISSSTLKKRAKILLEI
- the recF gene encoding DNA replication/repair protein RecF (All proteins in this family for which functions are known are DNA-binding proteins that assist the filamentation of RecA onto DNA for the initiation of recombination or recombinational repair.), yielding MFVKNIGLQHYRNYGLLRLESLGDVNLILGQNAQGKTNLMEALFVLAMTKSHRTSKDRELISFDAPGDAAQIIAEVERKYGDLKLELTLSAKGKKAKINGLEQRRLSEFVGSLNVVMFAPEDLEIVKGTPGIRRRFLDMEIGQVQPSYLFHLQQYQKILLQRGNLLKQLWGKEAAGKDLLEIWDAQLVEHGVKIVKKRKQFIKKLQIWAESIHRGITNGGEELKLLYVPSFGDRDEEDEAVLLDNFMLKLSQTREQEIRRGMTLTGPHRDDLSFFINGREAQVYGSQGQQRTTALSLKLAEIELIHEEIGEYPVLLLDDVLSELDPYRQTQLIETFQSKVQTFITATGIEGLNADKLKGASLYHVHDGKVEL
- the yaaA gene encoding S4 domain-containing protein YaaA; amino-acid sequence: MKKILIHSGYIKLDQFLKLSDCVSTGGMAKALLQEGHVLVNGEVEERRGRKLYPGDQIEVQDNGTFQVEGGGVKEE
- the dnaN gene encoding DNA polymerase III subunit beta, which encodes MKISILKNELNESIQHVSKAISSRTTIPILTGIKLEVSHQGVTLTASDTDISIQSFIPAENDSHTIVKIDQPGSVVLPAKFFVEIIKKLPSKEIHMEVKEGFQTYISSGSTEIQIVGLDPEEFPVLPSIEENDTISLPGDLLKNMIKQTAFSISTQETTPILTGILWNLADNEFKFTATDRHRLATRAARLEGTENVQFANIVIAGKTLNELSKIIPDQNMLVDIVVADNQVLFKIDKVLFYSRILDGIYPDTSRIIPTTYKTELTLDTKKLSESIDRAYLLSREEKTNIVRMQTLEQGGIEISSSSSELGKVREELEVIDFKGEPLKISFNSKYMLDVLKVIESEQLVIAFTGMMSPIILKPLDQTNSLYIILPYRTTN
- the gyrB gene encoding DNA topoisomerase (ATP-hydrolyzing) subunit B, whose amino-acid sequence is MSMNQPTYDESQIQVLEGLEAVRKRPGMYIGSTSSKGLHHLVWEVVDNSIDEALAGYCDRIQVIIHEDNGITVIDNGRGIPVGENEKLKKSTLEVVMTVLHAGGKFGGGGYKVSGGLHGVGISVVNALSEKVVVNVKRDGHVYQQEYRRGAPQYEIKVVGDTDETGTTTTFHPDPEIFTETTVFEYATLLTRIRELAFLNKGIELSLHDERTDVTNVFKYEGGIVEYVKYLNEKKEALHEEPIYVEGSRDMIQVEVALQYNDSYTENIYSFANNINTHEGGTHESGFKSALTRIINDYARKAGVLKDGNSNLTGDDVREGLTAIISVKIPEPQFEGQTKTKLGNSEVRGIVESLFGEKLQEFLEENPAVSRRVLEKSLSASRAREAARKARELTRRKSALEVSALPGKLADCSSKDASISELYIVEGDSAGGSAKQGRDRHFQAILPLRGKILNVEKARLDRILSNAEIRAIITALGTGISDDFDLSKARYHKVVIMTDADVDGAHIRTLLLTFFYRYMRKLVDAGYIYIAQPPLFKIERNKVIRYAGSEKERDEIIASFGENVKVNVQRYKGLGEMNATQLWDTTMDPEARMMLQVTIEDAMLADSIFDTLMGDNVEPRRDFIHEHAKDVRYLDV